Part of the Zingiber officinale cultivar Zhangliang chromosome 6A, Zo_v1.1, whole genome shotgun sequence genome, TGATTAATTGGGATATTAAGTCAATGTTTGGAGATGTAAGACCCGATTCAGAGACAATGGAGTTGGGATCTTAAGATATTAACTAGTCATTTGTGATCCTCAAATGTATAATTTTAAGAATGTGTTTTGTTCAAATTATCATTATtaattttgattatgtgattactagATACTTATATaactaaaattataaaaataaaacataatcaaatattttttgattCAATCTAAGTAATacaacaaaatttatttatttaaaaattttaatgaataaccaaatttaatattttactatattaccctcagttacaaaattaACTATACTTAACTCTACGTTGTTTTTCACTTTTTCAttatttatatgtatatattatttttttattttgtttgtttttttatttttttattttttattattttttaaagatcttttttactttttaagtttttatttttttttacttttttttgcttttaaaattttttatgttttttattttttttaaaaaatttttatgtttttttacattttttctatttttttatttttatgtttttaaaattttttattaatttttactttttatttttttaaaaaaaaaattacgtttttttatttttttatgttttttattttttatgtttttttattttttctattttttttatgttttttctattttttaatgttttcctttttttaagtttttttatatttttaataatttttttatatttttaataatttttttatattttttatggttttttttatttttttatgtttttaaaatttttaaattttattttatatatttttttgttttttctttatgcttttcttttttgtcatatttttttcttatccAAGGATATTTTGGGTAAATAAAATTCGTTAACCCCATAATTAAGAAAAATCTCAgtttttcgaggttttccgattcctagTTGCATGtctcttttgctgacgtgtcggacatggaacattactcgggaatcatcaatTATCTAAACCAAACaaagtttttgttgataaccttggatgaataACCAAAGTTATCTAAAATAaacccccaaccaaacacaccctaagagAAAAGATAAGTTCCGCCGGACTGACTTAGTTGAAAAGTGTATAGGATAATGATTATAATGATTGGAGTCAATTTTATCATCTCTATGAATCTCATTTATACACTTACTAATTTAGATTTCTACTAAACTCTTGTTGAAtaaaagtgaatggagaagaggtggaacaGGAAAGAgattccattgtgaatgagactttagtcttaCATCGGGAGTTTCATGGCATgatagttggtttatattgattcacatacattgaggatgtgaataaATGTATAGAGAGATGCTCTCTCTCACGAGTGGGTCCGCAAGGGGGTGTAAATCCAGggtccggattgcactgaaccatgttgactcgtttGCAGGCACGACTCGCGTGTGCCAAATGCCGGACTGGTCGGGGCAAAATTcgtccaagtggaacaaccaacgttTTGCCACGTAAATCTTTTGTTGTtgtgtaacagatgcattaaattTGAGCTTAATACAGAACCTAAGTATTTGAGTAATAATGAGTAATCACAGGCAGAGAACACAGACACAGTGAAGCATGTAGAAACTCTCCACCTCATTCCCCTCCTCTATCATATAACTCCTGCTCAGCAGAGTGCCCGGATAGCAATCAGGTGTCGCTCAGTTCACCGTGACCATCAGTGTTGGGAGGGGATCACGGTCAAACCATTGTATCCTAAGAAACAAACGACCCGAGTAAGTCTCGAAGCACAGCCAGAGGtgggggtgaatctgtttcaaggaaactgcgttagTCGCAGGCCTCGGTTAGTTTTCCCGATTGGTCTCTTCATTCGCCCGGTCGCCCTCTCCACTCGCCTGGTCTGCATCTCGCTCGGCCAACCTGCCTATCTGTTCACCTGACCCGTCTGCTTCGCTCGGTCGGCTTGACTGCTTCGCTTGACCTGCATTATCCCGACCTGTCTGCCTGCTTTGCCCGATCGCCCAGTCTGCGCTAGGCCTGTCTGCTTCACCTGATCGGCTAGTCTGCTCTCGACCTGCCGCTACGCTCGGCTGCTTCGCCTGATCGACCTGATTGCTTCGATCGACTTGACTGGCGCCCAACCTGTCTGCTTAGACTGGTTTATCCGTGCTTGGCCTGACTGCTTCGCCCGACCGGCTTGTTTGCATGTCAGCTTGCCCGACCTATCTCTCACCAGGCCTTTCTGACCACTCGATTATACTGTTCGGTCACTCTGGTTGGACTGCTGATCTGTCCGATCGGCCTACCTGTATCTTGACTGCTCAAATCGGAAATACAGACCTGCTGCTCAGCAAATCTATCCGCTCGTCGACTGAGTCTGTAACGTCCCACCTAGACAGAACCGGGAacaccaccagaattgcccatcgagtTGACGACTAGCttcacagaccaccggaggtcctttcaacgtactttgtcctcactcgcacgcaatctggaaaacttcccaggaggtcacccatcctcagatttctccaagccaagcacgcttaactttggagttcttaagtttgtgcTTCCGAAAAGAAagatgcaccttggtgatatagatagtaccatctaaccttttaatccatacttaaccagaatctcaaaaTCGGAGTATTACAGAGTCTGATCAGCTGCTCTTCGGCACGTAGCAGAAACCAACTCCTGCTGATAGCCTGAAATTATGCACTCAGGTCATCttgattgtaagttgaatttagattttgtaattttaaattcagctaagtctCTACAAATTTGTGATAACGTATGATTTTATCCAATAACTCTTTCTACTAGTCACGAAAGGCTTGCTAACATTACGGTACCGTATGTTTTTTTAAAGATCAAAATAAGGACAAAGTCAGAAGGCACGTTAATTACCCCTCTATTCTTCTCTCCACAGTTACAATTTATTACAGTTATTATCTTTTCCTTAGTTTTTTTTCCTTGGCTTAAATAGATGTATTAGAGCAGGGACATACAGCATATACAAAGCCGTTACGATCTTATAATAGTTacaatattaaaaagaattaagtCTAAAATTATTAAAGtctaaaaaaaaagattttgacGATGTTTTTTAAGTGTAAAACTTAGTCGTTATGAGTTCTACCTCATAATTAATTAtagatttcattttaatttaatatattatatgtTCGTTGATTCATCTGAATGAAAAATTACgatctcttaaaattaaaagtttaacatTTACATTATAGtagtaataaaattataattgttataattatGTGACAACTTAATTGTAACAGCTATGAAAACATAACTCTTATAATATGAATGTTAAATTTTCAtaaatcataacttttgattcaaatTGAACTACGAgatacacaatatatcaaatcgtaaCTCATTCAGATATCTATAATTGGTTATGAGATGAAACTCATAACATCCTGATTTCAAGCTAAAAATAAtcgtttaaattatttttatatgctCTGAATAATTTTagtcatttaaaaaaattcatgttATAGCAGTTATAGTTTTGTAGCTGTTATAATGATCCCAATTTAGACGGAAGATAGGTTAATAATGAGAACAATACTGACACacatttttgttggtgcaatcgacttccAGGGTTTTAATGTCCGACGAATATGTTTAAGTATATTTAATAGAGTTTGatcatggaaagtcctagttgtaaactaggtaagggaaatctcgataGATCGTGGAATCCAGGCGGATAGATCTGGAGGACATGATCCTTGGGTAGCCGAATATTGAgtcttggaaagtcctagttgaccgctaggcaagggaaatctcaatAGATCGTGGAAACCAAgttgataggtctggaggacctggtCCATGGAtagtcgaatactgagtcttggtgagtgaaatcaggtggagaaaaccctagggggtggtaaccttaggttctggtgagtgaagtcagatgaagaaaatcctagggggagataatcctaggtaacaagaagtcttggaagagtgaactccaagcaaggttgatcggattgTTTCCGGTCGATCGCGCGgtgattctaagtttagttttaccatagcattctgtattactattattgctgctggctaatgtagtattacaggaaagaccttagtggatcaggtgatcagataCTGAACAAAGAAAGTCCAAataagtctggaggaccaatgtttggcgggtaagttgaggtaagtaactgaaggagcgatagtgaggtcgtgttcctgaaagaAATAACCtgaggtcgctgatccaactgaagaaaccggaaaggtttccaagttgagatcaagacaattgagttgtttattattattactcatgcatttatTATTACTGTGTTAATATATGTTTTGCAGTATTATTatttaacactgttttgcaggattGGCCTGATCGATCAATCGAACAAGGCCAACTCAGAGCAGATATTTGTTCAGACCAAAAAAGAGCAAGGTTCGATCAAACAAGATGATCGATTGACTAAACCCTAATGACTCAACACAGTTCAGATCGagcagaagcaaagaaggaaagcttgctgattggtcgaccgaacacatggattggtcgaccgaacaatcatCACATTAATGGCGCGTTAATTCaagatctcgacgaacagggaaggtcagtgttcgatcgaccgaacatggggatcggtcgaccgaaccattaaagatcagttaatgctcgAAGGTCGAATCAACATCAAATCTCAGCGAAAATGAAAGGGAGCtggtttggttgaccgaacctggggatcggtcgaccgaacttgaggatcggtcgaccaaacatcgacgattcttataaaagagagctcgaggtccaagGTTGAGAATGCAATCAGTCGGGTTCGAAGTTCATCTCTGTACAAGCTGCGATTCGTGCTACGACTACTCATCTACTGTAAAAATACcgaaaatgataagggaattttccggaatttttggaaatttttcgggaatttttccgagctcgtatggacaagttaacagggacaaaaacagggtccggaaaagcctgtttaggctaccctgttttaatgaggaaaagttttaatttctttttcctttttctttttattgtttttcGCCGTCCCGTTTTctttctccctcgcgcacccgagttCTTCCCCAACTCCCCCGACGCCGATTCCTCTCAGCCCTCTACTGTGCCCTAACCGCCCGCACCCTTCCTCTCTTTCCCTTGTGTACAAAAAACCGCCGCCTAAGAGGAAATTGCGCCGATCTCTTCTTCCTCACTGTCCAAGCGACGGCGACGCGCGAGCACCAGCCGAACCAAgcctctctgccctagcgccggcccacCGCCGAGCCTAGCATCCTCTCCCGCCACCACAGCGACGCCACTGCTGCCGCTCGATCTCTTCTTCCCTCTGTCGGTCggtctcttcttctcctccttcccgagccgcaccaggcgCCTCCACCACCTGAGGCTGAACGGAGTAGCgcctgacctagggtttccagcagTGGGCTGATACATGATTTTTCCCGCCATTGCTGGTTGCTACCATCGCCGGAGAAGAAGGTCAGGTAATGGTATTGTTAATTTCAACAGTGATGTAGATTTTTGGTATGCTATTGTAGGGATTTCCAATTAGTTAGATATGGAATTTGTTTTCCAATTGGCAGTGACAGTGGTGTGAAGTTGTTGGATTCCGGCCACCACAACACTGAATGCCTTGGTTGTTTCCTTGATATCCAACTTTGATCCGatcagtgaaaggtaaggttcttgtttaacgttgtggatttaggtcttgcTGTGGAGAAATTAATCGATGaccagttaaggttgatcaataattagggttttcctaattgaattaggtatgtcggtgattattatttagggtttttgtgccctaaatagttttaaggattctatttagcaattcattggaattttagctaaataaaatatatctctgttggtatcacaggaccttgacgcgagacgggttTCTCGACGTTCGGATTTGgacggattggaccatttcttttggaggcgggtacttttgacttatgtcatttgatatacatagtagtgaatttaacaagttgcattaattatgtcctttatttgtttcggttagtcactacccaatatctgatacatgattgattgattgcttgatttgcatcccatgtatactttatttgtttatacatgcttatagggggtagtgatataccatgcttcaccatgttcaggacctaggtttttataccttctgtgtacctttgattcgatatgattcattgacttagggtgcacttttctatatatatggattaggtcaggatgtttttatagttattgccatgcaccatttgcatgattgcatgctgtgcgatagtccgctctattattgttgagcacatcgccagttacatggatctgtacacaccaccactcatgggttagtggttgattcaggcagagtgtgttgcagcagggactctgttaggcaccgttggtccgctcatgggtagtgtgacacaacgtgttatccggcagggattcctccccgttatcgtgtaccgggagatgagagcattgcgctcccccatttatgatttggggtaggaggataggtgtactccgacagcatcccgtccactcggtcactcatcaagagtagtgacgacagagtgcacggttgtcacagccctacccactcggcctcactattgtgtgagatgatcgactggcgtcaggggtgaccaggacgcatcattggcatcatatgcatgatgcatttattgcttgtgtttgtgtttgctgcatttatatgctgcatattgtttggatacctatgtttgacatgcatacaggattcctataccattcggactgtttgaccttatacttgggacctggttagtacagattctctcctgtttacttcggaatgttttatctttcttatcaggagactgtacgcatgattagtgctaggtgttatttccctactttgtatatcaattgtacctgctgagtgttggactcaccccgcctccattgttgttattttcaggttgatgctgtccggagggagttccagtcgctagtcctcactgcacgtagtgctagatccctgcagacctcgaggatttatttaccatttggtttggtttttatttgcttatgtgtgtacttggttatttggatacttggacatcgtatgtttttcttttgatattgatggatgttctattcgatatgtttttactacatgcctgcctggacggcagaagaggtgagtttcgtcggatttgagctttacgagtgtagttgagtagggtggatttcgagtcagagtactatagttgtgattactattattaactgcgtggttgtgacagccagaggctgaatatctatataaactgcgtggtgattgtttttatttattgttattattccagccgcctgtgactgaggtatatgaggatgtagaaaagtttcagattgtccaccgtacaggggagatactgtcgaaattttctcggacagggactcctctggggcgtgacatctaCTACTCCAAGAAGTGCCGACCGAACCTCAACTTTTATATACTATTGGTATAACTTTCTtttgcttgcattgtacttaattcaagtaagatagtaggttgttactatcttactcatcttcttgtacgcactacttctttctaaggtttttggaaaaaagagttttagtgaattgcccaacggtgcgatcaaggatcggggatcttggagtaagagtcgatctaggctccgaaccaagtaaccaaacaaATCATTTACTTTCCGTTACATATTCTGATTGTCTTTAAaacgagtaaaagaaaagtttttaagagTACGATATTTACCCCCCTCCTCTATCGTACTAAttcgatcctataattttgtcgtccttttaataaaaaaaatcaactctTTGACTATTCGAATAAAAAGGACACTCTTTTCATTATCATTTGAGATTTGAGGCTAAACTTTTGATTCAGATTGAATCATGAAATACACAATATATCACATCAAGCTCGTTCAGATATTTATAATTAGTTATGAGATGAAACTTGTAACATCCTGATTTTAAgctaaaaaatattgtttaaattattttaagagaCTCCAAataatttatcttttaaaaaaatctatattaTAACACGATTTTATACTATTACAATGCTCTCAATTCAGACGGAGATAAGATAATAATGATCTCAATTCAGACGGACAATGCTCTCAATTCAGACGGAGATAAGATAATAATGAGAATAGTATTGACAGATATTTGTATCATGTTACATGATGGTAAGATGTCCTAATTAAAAATCAACTATGACGATTCAATTAAAGAGGACACCCTTTTCATTTGTTTTTTCCCCCCAAAAAGATAATGACTCTCCGTGATTATCGACATTAAGATTTGAGGCTACATTCACTTGCGATGAGAATGGAGGCAATTCTCAACGGGTCACGATCAACAGCCTCCAAGTGGATCAGGTCGAGTGAGAATGTTCTCATTGATGCCCCACTAATATGCCGTGGTTGAATCAACATCCTAAGCAACCATTTGGTGTTGTATGTGGCGTTTACATGCCCTTCATCTCCACTTGACCCGCAAGGTCAATACAACTCGATCGACACTTATCTTCCTAACGGGTCGAATAGGAGACCCATACATGGTTAACCTATTCCAGGTATTGACTAACAAGGTGCACAAGGAGTCAAAACGTTCTCCCCATTCACCAGCATGTTACGATAACTACAACCGAAGAGCAAGGAAGATACTTCCACAAGAATGTCTAAGATATGTATACAGTTCAGAGTAAGTATGCGATTAGCGACATGATTTCTATCAAACACAGCATCAGCATACACTGGTGAGTCTAATGATACGCATCTCAGATGCTACTTTGGCAGGTTAAGACGACAAATTCTTCAACCTTCCTCATCTCATCCACTTAACTCGTCGAAATCATGTTCAGTTTCCATGACAATGGACCAGCTGCTCATCAGAGTTTGATCATCTCGCTTCGCGTTCATTTGCTCTAGCAACAAATAAGTGTTTCTCAAGCTTTTGGCATCTCTAAAGGCCGGGCAGAATTGACTGGGTTATAATCTTTAACGAAAGTGCGGAGGCATCCATTGATCACTCGAGGGGCACAGCCGTCGCAAAAACGCTTGGCAAGATCAACAGCCTTCACGACAACAAGTAAGCAACATTTAGCGAGAACAAAGCATTGATAAAGGTCTACTCGTTCGAAGAAAACTACCTCGTTAATGACAATTTGGTGCCTAGTTCCTGTTGCTGTTATCTCAGCCATGGCAAGGTGCAGAATGCAGAGTTCCAAAATTCTTGCTGCAGGTTCATCCTGCAAGTTTGAATTATCAAGAAACAGACAGGAACGAAATGCTATTAATGCTATTCAAATCTATTACAATCTAAATAAGAATTGAAACAAGATATGGTTGTAAAGGACAGAACGATAGAATGTATCATTGATTCAAAAATTGACATATATTGCCATCTCAAATTAAGTCATAATTAAACAAAAGCGCATCTAAGCCTAAGAGATGCATACCAGACCTTCCAGTTTTGGGGGATTATTTTGTCAATGAACCGAACATGATCATTCCACCGATCAACCACAGCTACCAACATATCCCTTGTGAAGCTGAGAAAAAAACATAAGCtgtttcaaacaaaagaaaaacgCAAGCAATTCCAATAATTTACGTTACAAAGTAGAAACAGCATCACTACGATACTGGAAGTCTATAATGCATGGTTTTAGAGTTCAATAAAATAGAATGGAGTGTGAGAGGATCAAGGAACAGGAAAGCACCGCAAAACAAATCTGTTGTAGACCAACTTTGGAGGGGCTGATAAAACTTCTTCTTCTGAAAAAAATAAAtggaacaaaatataaaaaagaaattagaacaaaaaaaaataaagaatcaaGAGGAAGTTCACATAGAAAACTTTACTAATATTGTGTCAAAACTGAGTAATAAAAAAGCAGTTGCTAACAGTGGCAAGTACTGAAAGTAGCTCCCGTGGTTGGAACATTTGATGAATTTTTGGAACAGTTTTAATGGGCATTAGTTAAAGGATTGCTTTAGCGTGCAAAAAGATCATTCACGTACTTTTCGTGTCACGGAAAACATTCATTACTTTGTCATGAAACCCTTCTTTTATGGTTATCTTATGAAAATTTACCTAGAATTGGTCAATTTCCATGTTCTTGGACATATTAGAGCAGATGAAACTCTAGAAAGCCGTTGTTCATTTGTCGCACATGGGCATCCAAACTACTACTTAGCaaaatatttttacagaattacCAGAAAACATGCGGTAAGCCGAAAGCCTATACTTTTTTGTCAAACAAAATGGTTTGATGTGCATTAAAATTCGCAAACTGCATTTGGCATCACAATCAAGAGTTCACGTGGATTCCGATCCATAAAAGTAAATGAAATTGCTGGAAAAGATAGCATGAACTTTGACAACTTTCAACTAAGACCTTAACAGGCATTAACTTACATAACTGCACAATAAACAGTCAAAAAGATGGACAATAAATGATGTGGAACAACATAATCATTATTTCTCCCAACTCTGTGTGTAGTGATTACACATGCTTGCACCCTTACAGAAGTTTCAGTTTGCTTCTATCTCAACCCATGTTATAATAGACGCAGAAACACACTTTTCCATGTCAGTTCTActcttaaaagtaaaaaaatagtGCATTTCAGGAAAGAGAAGAAATGGTTATTTTTTCTAGCAATATTGATTAAAAGAGATTAACCTTGGTACCATATATAAGGTAGAACCAAAAGCTTCACAAGGCAGATCAGTAGTCCCGAAGTTTGAGTATATAAATTGCATTCAAGTTTTGGCTAGGGAACATGAACAATTTCCTGGCAGCATGATGTCAACAAATGAAAATAACTGATAATTTTCTTACAGTAACCCACTATTGAGAAGAATTTCTATCATCCACATATCAGCACCATGTGAATGTCATAGTCATCAGGTGGAGTTGGAGACACAAAAAACCTCTCATCTCTGGTCACAAACTCACATTTACATTTTATCTTCAACTTACCGAAGGGGTAGATCACAAGCCATAGTTTTCACAATGATCAACCTACTGAAATAACTATGAAAATGATGACCACGGACTACAATTCAAGCATCAATGCAAGTATGCAACAGTCAAATGGTTTTATTAGCTTAAACAGATGCCAACCaaaaatgtttatatatatattcaaaaaccTATTGAGCTGATTACCGTTTGCAGAATCCTTATCATTTTGTAGCATCAACTCTTCTGCCTCTTCTTCTGTCTCTACCTCAACAGGAGCCCCGCCAAAGCTCATGTGATTGTATTGCAGCAGGACGGTCTTGTCGAAAACATAACCAGGCTCTGAGTGTGCAAAACCAAAAAAATACATATACATAATCAATCTATAAAGCAATTAATAGCCAGCGATAAGCAACCCCAACAAATAAATCAATCTTTGTCCAATTTCCACAATGTAAACTACTGTGCAAGTTATACCTCTTTTCGCGTTCACTCTCTTGTCAAAGAGCCGAACTGGATCAGACCCTTCTAAACAAGCAGCATAAGCAATCATCCTGAACACCGCCAAACCGAACAAGGGCAGCACCGAACCTTAAAGAGTGTTTTAAAAGGCAACTTTTTTAGGTCAAAAATAAGTTGCAACTCACAGAGCGAGCTCGCGAGCAGCTCTCGGGCTACAGAACCTCCCGCTCTTGTCGACCTTCGAGGGCGAAGAGGCTCCTGGCGCACTCGACGTCTCCGCCGCTTGTTCCAAGGCTTCGGCAACCGCACAGGGAGGCGAAAGGGGGAGCGAATTCCGAGCAGATGACGAGAGGACGACGCCTTTATGCGGTACCGGATGGAAGCCCGGTAAGAGAGGAATCCGAAGACGAGAAGAACGAGAAGAATTGGGGAAGAAGTTGGGAGAAAGATTGAGCTTTGGAGAAGAGAAGCGGAGGAGAGAATTCACCTCCATCCTCTTCCACTTCCCCGAACAAGATAAGGCTTTTAGCCCGTACGAAAACAATCGGTAAAATAGAAGGGTTTAAGAGGCCAAAAAATATctagaaatataaaaaaataaagcaaaataTTCAGAATTAATTTctgaattagaaaaaaaaaataaacgttgaatttattcaaaaaaaaagaagaaaaaggaaacacTTATTCACATAAATTAATTGTACATATAAATTAAATTGCAGTTTACCAtctatttaaatttgaaaaaatatccaTAGAACTACATCAACACAAGGGCAAGCAATGCTTGGATGAATACTGCAAGCAATGGCACAATTGGAGTGGAAGAAGCAGTAGAATAGTAATAAGGCTCGATCTGGATGGTGAAGTTACAAGCCGGCGACGATGTCGACGGATCCTGCGTCGTCTCAGTCGCGATACCTTGAAAGTCACAGCTCATGTCCTGGTGGTTCTGCACTTGGTAGTACATGTTGAAGGCATAGGAGGCATTGCCATTAGTGTCCAAGCCATTGCAGGAAGAGCCATAGCCAAGAGAGGTGCAGTCGGAATAAGTGCACGCGAATGTAATCTGATCGCCGAGGGTGCTTATGTTTCCACCGCCATTTGGGTCGAACACACACCACTTCCTCGGCAAGTAAGACACCCCGCTCGCGGGCACAAGCGTGATGCTTCGCCCTTGCCCTGTGAGATCAATGTTGAATTTTGGTTGCCCGTCGTACTTGAGGATCCCCCAGTGCCGCTCAAAGTTCCCTGGCTGAATGCTCTTGTAATCCTCATCGATCAGGCTGAACAAGTAGACCTCAATGTATTGGCTTGGGCGAAGA contains:
- the LOC121995902 gene encoding uncharacterized protein LOC121995902 isoform X1, which codes for MEVNSLLRFSSPKLNLSPNFFPNSSRSSRLRIPLLPGFHPVPHKGVVLSSSARNSLPLSPPCAVAEALEQAAETSSAPGASSPSKVDKSGRFCSPRAARELALMIAYAACLEGSDPVRLFDKRVNAKREPGYVFDKTVLLQYNHMSFGGAPVEVETEEEAEELMLQNDKDSANEEEVLSAPPKLVYNRFVLRFTRDMLVAVVDRWNDHVRFIDKIIPQNWKDEPAARILELCILHLAMAEITATGTRHQIVINEAVDLAKRFCDGCAPRVINGCLRTFVKDYNPVNSARPLEMPKA
- the LOC121995902 gene encoding uncharacterized protein LOC121995902 isoform X2; this translates as MEVNSLLRFSSPKLNLSPNFFPNSSRSSRLRIPLLPGFHPVPHKGVVLSSSARNSLPLSPPCAVAEALEQAAETSSAPGASSPSKVDKSGRFCSPRAARELALMIAYAACLEGSDPVRLFDKRVNAKREPGYVFDKTVLLQYNHMSFGGAPVEVETEEEAEELMLQNDKDSANEEEVLSAPPKLVYNRFVLRFTRDMLVAVVDRWNDHVRFIDKIIPQNWKVWMNLQQEFWNSAFCTLPWLR